In Pseudomonas alcaliphila JAB1, a single window of DNA contains:
- a CDS encoding type II toxin-antitoxin system RelE/ParE family toxin — protein sequence MAKVLVQEAASWRLDEIYRYTRDRWGTEQADRYIAGLFEAFDGIDTHRTSSRPVPAEFGIEGYFFRYERHFVYWRRLSNGDIGIVTILHERMHQIDRFRDDFGS from the coding sequence CCAGGAGGCGGCGTCCTGGCGGCTCGACGAGATCTACCGCTACACGCGCGATCGCTGGGGCACCGAACAGGCCGATCGCTACATCGCCGGGCTGTTCGAGGCCTTCGACGGCATCGACACGCACCGGACATCGTCCAGGCCCGTCCCGGCCGAGTTCGGCATCGAAGGCTACTTCTTCCGCTACGAACGGCACTTCGTCTACTGGCGCCGGCTCTCGAATGGCGACATCGGCATCGTGACCATCCTGCACGAGCGGATGCACCAGATCGACCGATTCCGGGACGATTTCGGTTCATGA